A genomic region of Haliotis asinina isolate JCU_RB_2024 chromosome 1, JCU_Hal_asi_v2, whole genome shotgun sequence contains the following coding sequences:
- the LOC137255420 gene encoding mediator of RNA polymerase II transcription subunit 21-like, with amino-acid sequence MADRLTQLQDAVNQQADNFCNSIGILQQCAQPSPFPNFEKPSGKSSPVPPQDDYAVLFSKLIARTAKDIDVLIDSLPNEDSSYDLQTASLRKLEVENQDAARKLEDVVHRGEVLLKQIQQALHDIAQAQLSCQAMETT; translated from the exons ATGGCGGACAGGCTGACACAGTTGCAGGATGCTGTGAATCAA caagctgacaactTCTGTAACAGTATTGGTATTTTACAACAATGTGCTCAGCCAAGTCCATTCCCAAACTTTGAAAAACCAAGTGGAAAGTCATCTCCTGTTCCCCCTCAGGAtg ATTATGCAGTATTGTTCTCGAAGCTGATAGCCCGCACAGCCAAGGACATCGATGTGCTCATCGACTCACTGCCCAATGAAGACTCCTCCTATGATCTGCAG ACAGCAAGTCTGAGGAAGTTAGAGGTGGAGAACCAGGACGCTGCGCGGAAGTTGGAGGACGTTGTACATCGTGGCGAGGTGCTGCTGAAACAGATACAACAGGCCCTGCATGACATCGCACAGGCACAGCTGTCATGTCAGGCCATGGAGACCACGTGA
- the LOC137255431 gene encoding large ribosomal subunit protein P2-like, with product MRYVAAYLLANLGGSNNPSAADIEKILGSVGIEAEKDKVTKVISELKGKNIDELIEEGQKKLASVPTGGVAAAGGGGSAAPAAGGAAEAKKEEKKEESESEDEDMGFGLFD from the exons ATGCGTTACGTGGCCGCTTACCTCCTAGCCAACCTTGGTGGCAGCAACAACCCATCTGCTGCAGACATTGAAAAAATTCTAGGCAGTGTTGGTATTGAGGCTGAAAAGGACAAGGTCACCAAAGTGATAAGTGAGCTGAAGGGAAAGAACATTGATGAGCTCATTGAAGAAG GCCAGAAGAAGCTAGCCTCAGTGCCAACAGGTGGAGTTGCTGCCGCCGGAGGTGGTGGCAGTGCCGCGCCTGCAGCTGGTGGTGCTGCTGAAG CAAAGAAAGAGGAAAAGAAGGAAGAGTCAGAGTCAGAAGACGAGGACATGGGCTTCGGACTCTTTGACTAA